Below is a genomic region from Burkholderia pyrrocinia.
AAGCCGGCCGGGGAAACGGCCTATGTCGCCGGCGTGACCGAGCCGCTGCAGCACGGCCGCCCGGCCGTCGCGAAAGGCATCGTCGGCCACGCGGACCTGCGGCTCGGCGAACGCGTGCGCGACGTGCTGGAAGCGCATCTCGAAGCGGGGCGCGGGCGGTTTCGCGGGGTTCGGCACCTGACCACGTGGGATGCCGATCCGACGCTCGCCAATCCGCTGTCGGCGGTGCCGCGCGGGCTGCTGCTCGATTCCGCGTACCGGGCCGGCGTCGCGCAGCTCGCGCCGCTCGGGCTGTCATATGACGCGTGGCTGTTCTTTCCGCAACTGCCCGAGCTGTTCGAGCTCGCGAAGGCGAACCCCGATACGCGGATCGTCGTCAATCATTGCGGCGGCGTCGTGCGGATCGCCAGTTATGCGGACAAGCGGCCGGAGGTGTTCGAGCGCTGGTCGGCGTCGATGCGCACGCTCGCGCAACTGCCGAACGTGTACGTGAAGGTCGGCGGGCTCGGGATGCGCATCAACGGTTTCGATTTCGAGAAGGGCGCGCGGCCGCCGTCTTCCGGGCAGCTCGCCGACGCGTGGAAGCCGTGGATGCTGACGTGCATCGAAGCGTTCGGCGCCGAGCGCTGCATGTTCGAGAGCAATTTCCCGGTCGACAAGGGTTCGTATTCGTACGTGAACGGCTGGAATGCGTTCAAGCGGCTGACCGCGCATGCGAGCCCGGACGAGCGCGACGCGCTGTTCCGGGGCACGGTCACGCGCGCTTACCGGCTCGGCTGATGCGTATCGCGACAGGCTGGTGCGTGCTCACCCGGCTTCCACCAGCGCCGCGAGCTTCGCCAGCGCCATGCGCCAGCCGGTCTCGTTGTCGGCGGCCGGCACGCCGGGCGGCACCCCGTCGTGCACGGCGTCCACGCGCGTGCCGCCCGCTTCGTCGGACAGCGTGATCGTGATCGTCATGGCGCCGCGCAGCATCGGATCGTCGGTCTCGAACACGTCGATCTCGACGATCCGCTCGTCCGGCACGAGCGTGACGAAGCGGCCGTGATAGGTATCGGTGTGCGTGGTGGTCTTGCCGGTGCCGGCTGACGGCACGTCGTAGCTGAGCGACACGCGCAGCGCGCCGCCTTCGCGCGCATCGAACGCGTCCACGCGGCACGTCATGCCGTCGGGCACCTTCCATTGTTCGACCGCGTGCGGATCGAGCAGCGCGCGGTAGACGCGCCCGCGCGGTGCGTTCAGGTGCCGGCTGACCCGGGTCGAATGCGTGTGCGTGTGCAACATGTCGCCTCCCGCGGAGCGCGCGCGACGGTGCACGCCGGATGCCGGCGTGTCGTCATGCTTCCTTCAGGAATCGTAGGCGCGGGCGGGGCGGCATGCAATGACCGCGCACGCGTCCGCGTTCAGCGCAGCGTGGCCGCGAATGCGTCGAGTTGCGTGATGCAGGTGTTCCAGCCCTCGAAGAAACCCAGCGCTTCGTGGCGCTCGCGCGTCGCGGCATCGGGGTGCATCACGCGCGCCTCGTAGCGGCTGCCCGCGGCGTCGTCGGCCATCGTGACGATCGCCGTGAAGCCGAGCCACGGCACCTGCGGCCGCCAGCCGCCGGTAAGCATCGACGTGAATGCGATGCGCGCTTCGGGCACGATTTCGAGGAAGCAGCCGGGATTGTCGCTCGTGCCGCCATCGGGGCCGCGCATGAACGTGTGGAAGGTGCCGCCCGGCCGCAGGTCGAACGCACGCACCTCGGTGGTCCACGGTTTCGGGCACCACCATTCCTTGAGTAGTTCGGGGTCGGTCCACGCACGCCACAGCGCGTGGCGCGGCGCGCGCAGCGTGCGTGTGATGACGAGATCGTGGGCTTCAGCGGGTTCGACGTCGCTTGCTGACATCTTGCTCCTCCTGGTGACGGCGTTCGACGAATTCGACGAGACGATCGGATCGCGCTTCCCACAGCGCGCGCTGCGCGGCGAGCCATTCCTCGGCCTCGGTCAGCCGGCTGCCGACCAGCGCGCAGGTGCGCGAGCGGCCGGTTTTCCGGGTCTGGACGAGGCCGCTGCGCTCGAGCACGGCGACGTGCTTCTTGACGTCCTCGTCCGTCTAAAGGCGGAGGATTCCCACTACTGGCGATGCACGTCCGCATCGGAGAATGTTCAACGCAGCATTGGTATCGCGATCATGCAAGACACCACAGCCACTGCAGGCCCACTCTCTTATTCGCAGCCCCGCGATACCTTTCGGCCGCGTCGTGCTGTCTTTCGACCCGCACGCCGAACAGGACTGGGTAGAACCGCTTTCGTCCACTTCCTCGAACGTGGCCCCGTGCGCCATCGCTTTGTAACGGAGCTTGTTCCGAAAGGAGGACCAAGATGCATCGTAGACGCTCTTCGCAATCCTGGTTCTGGCGAGTTTGACGGCCGACACGTTGCCGACCGCGATGTAATCGAAGCGCCGCACCAGATCGAGCGCGAGCTTGTGCTGGAAATCGGCGCGGGCATTCGCCACCTTCGCGTGCAGCTTCGCGATATGTCGCTTGTGCTTTCGTGCCCGTTGCACTTTCGCCACTTGCGCCACTTGAGCGCGTGTTTCTGCGTGTCATTGCAGAAGTTCCAGACGTAGTTCACCGCACGGCTCTGTTTGTTAAGCAGTCCGTTGAGCGACTTCACCCGGTAGCGGTAGACAAGAATCATACCGGTGATGCTAACCCGTGGAAGAAGCGGCCTGTCAACAGCACTCCTTTCTTTCCCACCATCAATGGCCGGGTTTACCGGAGCAAATCCTGATGAACGATGGCAGCGCCGTGTCGAACGGCGCGGCCAGTTCAGAGATGGTTCGCCTGCCGCCGCCGAGTGCGCTGACTATCGCGCAGCGTGTCGGATCGGCCAGTGCTTGGAATACGTCGTCGATACCGAGTTGAAAGTTTGCCATGCGGCGAAGCAAAGGCGATGCAGCGGGAATTTTCGTCGCGTAGGATGATGGGGCGGTAACACGCGCCGACCGGGCGCCCCGTTGCCGAAAGCCTGCCGCCGTCGCGTGAGCCGCGACGATCGGCCGGTGTTCCTTTTGATCCAGGCATACGCCGCGCTCACGCGGTGCGGCACGCCTGACTACCGGAGATAGCATGACCGAACCTGTTACTGTCCGCCGCGTCGGCGCGAGCGATGCGACAGCTTGCGTCGACGCGCTGGCCGATGTGCTGATTGACTGCGTCGAGGGCGGCGCATCCGTCAGTTTCATGTTGCCGATCGAGCGCTCGACCGCCGTCGCGTTCTGGACGCGCGTGGCCGATGGCGTCCAGAACGGCGAGCGCATCCTGCTCGTCGCCGAGGACGCGGCCGGCCGGATCGTCGGCACCGTGCAGGTCGTGACCGAGCAGCCCGAGAACCAGCCGCATCGCGCGGACATCGCGAAGATGCTGGTGTCGCGGCATGCGCGTCGGCAGGGTGTCGCCGCGCGGCTGATGGCGGCGGCCGACGCGGCCGCGCGCGACGCCGGCAAGACCGTGCTCGTGCTCGACACCGTGACGGGCGGCGACGCCGAGCGGCTGTACGAGCGGGCCGGCTGGCAGCGCGTCGGCGTCGTGCCGAACTTTGCGCTGATGCCCGATGGCGCGCTTTGCGCGACGACGTTCTTCCACAAGCAGCTCGCGTAACGGCGCGCGTCCACGTCGCTCATCGGCATCCGCCATGCATCCCGTCGCCCCCGCGCTCCTGTTCGTCACGCTTGCGGCCGGTGTCGTCGCGTGGCTCGCGCCTGCGTTGCTCGCGGCCGCGTGGCGACGCCGCACGCAGGTGCCGTTGCGCGTGTTTTTCTACGGCATGCTGACCTTCCTCGTGTTCCAGCCAGTGCTGCGCATGTCGTGGCAGGTTCCGCTGTACCGCTGGCTCGCTCACGACCCGCGCTGGCATCTGCCGATGCTGGTGTTCGCGGCGTTGACGGCCGGGCTGTTCGAGGAATGCGGGCGCTGGGTCGCGTTCCGGTATCTGCTGCCGAAGCGGCGCGACGCGCAGACGGCCGTGATGCTCGGGCTCGGGCACGGCGGGCTGGAGGCGATGCTGCTGGTCGGCGTCGGGTTTCTCGCGCTCGGCACGGGCTACCTGCTCGCGCACGCGGGCGTCGTCGTGCCCGAGGGCGTGCAGTCGCTGATCGGGTCGCAGTTCGCGGGCATGACGCTCGCGTCGCCGTTTCTCGCGCTGCTCGAACGCACGAGCGCGCTGGCCGCGCATGTCGGGCTGTCGCTGATCGTGCTGCAGGCATTCGTGCGCGGCACGAAGCGCTGGCTCGCGTATGCGATCGCGATCCATTTCGTGATCGACCTCGCCGTCGTGTTGCTGACGCGGTACTGGCATGTCGGTACCGTGCTGGTCGAAGCGATCCTGTTCGCGTGCAGCGCCGTGCTCCTGTGGCTTGGCATTCGCTGGAGCCGATGGGGGACGGGCGCCGGCGACACGCGCTCTGGGCACGCAGCGTGACGCGCGTCGCCCGTTTCAGCCGTGCGCGGCGGGGGCGGTAGCCGGGTGGCCGGCCGCTCTCCGGATCGCCACCGGCTGGCGAGGTTCAAGGCCATGCCGGCCGTGACGATGACGATGCCGGCGAGCGCAGGGACGTGTCCCCGGTCTCGCTGAGCGTCGAGCGCCGGGCCGCGCCGGAAGCCGGCCGGAACGAAAAGCAGGGCCGGAGGCGTCGCCGGTCCGATATATTCACGCAGGAAGAACGCCAACAAGACGCTACGGACCCGCCGCCTCGATGAAACGCTCCCATGTCGCTCTCGCCCTCGCGGGCCTGCTCGTCGCACTGCCGATTGCCGCGTACGCGCTCGTCAAGCCGCTGCGCATCGTCGCGCCCGCGCTGATCCCCGGCGTGTCCTGCCCGAGCGCCGACATCTGCACGGACGATGCCGCGAAGCTCGGCGACGCGCAGCAACTCTATCGCGACGGCTATGCGCGCGCGGCGGCGGCCGTCGGCGGGTTCCGTGCCGCGCCGCGCGTCGTGTTCTGCTCGACGCTCGCGTGCGCCGACGCATTCGGCCTCGGCCAGCGCGCGGCACTGACGCTCGGCAATTTCGGCGTGGCCGTGGCGCCGCGCGGCTGGCAGACCTACTTTCTCGCGCACGAGCTGATCCATCACCGCCAGGCCGAAGTGCTCGGCAACCTGGCCGTCGCGATCAAGCCGCGCTGGCTGATCGAAGGGATGGCGTATTCGCTCAGCGAAGATCCGCGCCATCCGCTGACGGAGCCGTTCGAATCGTGGCGCACGCGTTTCGATGCGTGGCATGCGGCGCTGGGCGGGCAACCGCTGTGGGATGCCGCGCGAGCGGTGGAATAGCGCGGGAGCGCGGGAAGCGCAGCGCGCCGCTGCGCGCTTCGTTACGCCGGCGCGACCGGACCGTCGCGTCCGTCGGTGAGCGCATCCCGTCCCGCGTCGAGGATCTCGTCGGCCAGCGCGGGATCGGTGCCGGCGATCGCGCGCGACAGCACGAGCGCGCCGACCATCTGGCTGAAGACTGCGAGCGCATCGCGGCGCGTCTGTTCAGGCGTCGCGCCTTCGGTCGCCACCATCCGTTCCAGCCGGTCGAGATACGCTGTCAGGCCGTGCGCGTAGCGCGCGCGCGCCGCATCGGTCAGTCGCGGCGCGTCGCCCGCGAAGCCGGACAGCGGGCACCCGGCCTCGACATTGTCGCGATGCGCTGCCGACAGATACAACGCCACCTGCGCGGCGAGACTGCCGGCGTTCGGCGAATCCGCGCGGTCCTGCATCGCCTTTTCCATCACCTCGGCGACCAGCGCATCCTTCGACTTGAAGTGGTTGTAGAAGCCGCCCTGCGTGAAGCCGGCTTCCTTCATCAGCTCCGTCAGCCCGACGGCGTCGACGCCGCGTACGCGGAACAGCCGCTCGGCGGCCGCGACGATCGCGCTCCGGTTCTCGGCAGCCTGCTGTCTTGATACGCCCATCGATCCCTCCCTGATTCTGCTGATCGCGTCGATTGAAAAACACAATGGCGGTCACAATTGACATGCCCGGGCGGCGCGAACACAATGCACCGCAAAGACAATGGTGATCGACATTGATATCGAGTGTAGCCGACTTGGCGGGCAGTGCGAAGCCACGGCGGGAACACGGATGGAAATCGGTCGAGGTCTTTGGCGCCGCAGGGTGACCGGAAGCGGACGGCTCACCGTCTGCTGCCCGTCATCTGGCGGCGCAACGGTTCGGTACGTAATGGCAGCCTCGTTTTCCACCGGATCTCACGCGCGCGACGAGCCGGCGCGCATGCGATTCATCATGCGAAAGGAACGATCATGAAGATCGAAGGTGCAGTCGTTTTCGTGACGGGCGCAAACCGCGGGCTCGGGCTCGAGTTTGCGAAGCAGGCGCTCGCAAGAGGGGCGCGGAAGGTCTATGCGGCGGCGCGCGATCCGGCCACCGTGACGCTGCCGGGCGTCGTGCCCGTGAAGCTCGACGTGACCGATCCGGCGGCCGTCGCCGCGGCGGCCGACGCGGCGCGCGACGTCACGCTGCTGATCAACAACGCGGGCATTGCGCGGCTCGGCAGCCTGACGGACGACGGCGCGCCCGACGCGCTGCGCGAGCACTTCGAAACCAACGTGTTCGGGATGCTGGCGATGTCGCGGGCGTTTGCCGGAACCCTTGCCGGCCATGGCGGCGGCGCGATCCTGAACATCCTGTCGGTCGCGAGCTGGGTGAACCGGCCGATCCTGGCGGGCTACGGCGTGTCGAAATCGGCCGCGTGGGCGCTGACCAACGGGCTGCGCCATTCGCTGCGCGAGCAGCGCACGCAGGTCGTCGGGCTGCATGCCGGTTTCATCGATACCGACCTGACGCGCGGCCTCGACGTGCCGAAGGCAACGCCGGACGACGTCGTGCGCCAGGCCTACGACGCGATCGAAGCGGGAGCGGAGGAAGTGTCGACCGACGAGTTCACGCGGCACGTGAAAGCCACGCTGTCGTCGGGCGTCTATCTGGAAGAACCGGCGCCGCGTTGACGCCGCCGGGAAGCACGACCCGCCGCCCGCGCTGCGCGCGCGGCGGGCCGTGCCGTCAGGCCGTGGTGTCGATGATGCCCGGAATCTTCACGTCTGGGTTCACGTCCGCGTCGTAGTCGACGCCTGCGATCTCGAAGCCGAACAGTCGCAGGAAGTCGGTCTTGTAGCCGGCGAAGTCGGTCAGCTCGTACAGGTTCTCGTTCGTCACCTTGTCCCACTGCGCGACGACCTTCGCCTGCACCTGCGGATCGAGTTCCTTGTAGTCCGCGCGCAGGCGGCCTTCTTCGTCGACGTGCGGCGTCGCGCCGTACAGGCTGTCCTTGAGGAGCCCGTACACCTGCTCGATACAGCCTTCGTGCGTGCCGATTTCCTTCATCACCTTGAACAGCAGCGACAGGTACAGCGGCATCATCGGAATCGCCGAGCTGGCCTGCGTGACGACGGCCTTCAGCACCGACACGCGTGCGTCGCCGCCGTGCGCGGCCAGCTTGTCGCGGATCGACAGCACCTTCTTGTCGAGATCCTTCTTCGCTTCGCCGATCGAGCCGTTCCAGTAGATGTCGTGCGTGATCTGCTCGCCGAGATACGTGAACGCGGTCGTCTTCGCGCCGTCGGCCAGCACGCCGGCTTCATCCAGCGCGTCGATCCACATCTGCCAGTCCTCGCCGCCCATCACGGCGACGGTGCCGTCGATCTCTTCCTGCGTGGCCGGTTCGAGCGCGACTTCGCGGATCACTTCCTTGTCGGTGTCGAGGCCGCGGAACGTGACCGACTTGCCGATCGGCTTGAGCGTCGAGCTGATGGTTTCGCCCGTCTTCGGGTGCGTGCGGCGCGGTGCCGCGAGGCTGTAGACGACGAGATCGACCTTGCCGAGATCCTGCTTGATGGTGTCGATCGTGACCTGCTTGACCTTGTCGGAGAATGCGTCGCCGTTGATGCTGCGCGCATAGAGCCCCTTTTCGGCGGCGAATTTCTCGAACGCGGCGCTGTTGTACCAGCCGGCCGTGCCGGGCTTCGATTCGCTGCCGGCGCGCTCGAAGAACACGCCGAGCGTGTCCGCGCCCGAGCCGAATGCGGCCGAGATCCGGGCGGCGAGGCCGTAGCCGGTCGACGCGCCGATCACGAGCACCTTCTTCGGGCCGTTGGCGATCGGGCCGTGCGAAGTCACGTAGTCGATCTGTTCCTTGACGTTGGCTTCGCAGCCGACGGGATGAGTCGTCACGCAGATGAAGCCACGCACGCGCGGTTTGATGATCATGGAAACCCCTGTTCAGAAAGGCGGAAACGGCCTGAAATCGGAAAAATCCCGCGCATTGTAAAGGAAGCGGCCGATCGCGGGCGGGCGCGGCCGGAAGGTGCCGGATCATCCGGTTATTTCTCTCTTGACAGAAATAACTGAAATGAATAAATTTCCCGACATGGAACTCACACCGATTGCCGAACGATTCATTCTCCACTGGGGCGAAATGGGCTCGCGGTGGGGCGTCAACCGAACCGTCTCGCAGATTCACGCGCTGCTCTACCTGGCCGGCCGGCCGGTCGCGGCCGACGAGATCGCCGAGACGCTCAACGTCGCGCGCTCCAACGTCAGCACGAGCCTGAAGGAACTGCAGGCGTGGCGGCTCGCGAAGGTCGTGCATGTGCTGGGCGATCGCCGCGACCATTTCGAGACGTCGACCGACATCTGGGAACTGTTCAAGCTGATCGTCGAAGGGCGGCGGCAGCGCGAGATCGAGCCGACGCTCACGGTGCTGCGCGATTGCCTGACGAGCCCGGAGATCGCCAACGAGAGCCGCGAGACCGAACAGCGCATCCGCGACACGCTGCAGTTCGTCGAGACGCTCACGACCTGGTCGGACGAGATGCTGCGGCTCAAGCCCGATACGCTGATGAAGGCGCTCGGCATCGGCGCGAAGATCAGCCAGACGGTCAGGCGCAAGTCGTCGAAGTAAGCGGTAGCGGAAGTGCGGGCAGGCAGCCCGCTTTTTTCGGGGTTGATATTTCTGTCTGTACAGAAATAACTGTAAAGAGAGGATGAAAATGAACGCAGTCTTGCCGTCGACCGGCCAGGGCGGCCACACCGGGGAACGCAGCATGACCGTCCTCGTCTGCGGCGCGAACGGCTTCATCGGGCGGGCACTGTGCGCGCAGCTCGAAGCCGGCGGCCATCGTGTGCTGCATGGCGTGCGCGATGCGGCCGGCCCGCGCGACGTCGGGATCGACTTCGCGAAGGATGTCGATCCCGACACGTGGCTCGCGCGGCTGGAGGGCGTCGACGTGGTGATCAATGCGGTCGGCATCCTCGCCGATCGACGCGGCGCGACGCTCGACGCCGTGCATCGCGCCGCGCCGTGCGCGCTTTTCACCGCGTGCTGCCGTGCGCGTGTGCGGCGTGTGATCCAGATCTCGGCGCTCGGCGTCGAGCGCGGCGATACGCGGTACTTCGCAAGCAAGCACGCAGCCGACCGCTTCCTGCAGACGCTGCCGATCGATTTCCGGATCGTGCGTCCGGCGCTCGTCTACGGTGCGGCCGGCACGTCGGCGCGGTTTTTCCGGATGCTCGCGAGCCTGCCCGTGCATGCACTGCCGGCGGGCGGCCATCAACGGCTGCGTCCCGTGCACGTCGACGACCTCGCCGAACTCGTCGCGCGGCTCGTCGCGCAGTCGTTCGATGCGCCAGCGGCCGGCAGCGCGGTGATCGACGTGGTCGGCAACGACGAAGTCGAATACCGCGAGATGCTGGCCCGCTACCGCGCCGCGCTCGGGTTTCCGCCGGCCGCCGGCGTGACGCTGCCGGGCCCGCTGGTCGGCGCGGCGGCCGCGCTGTTCGGCACGCTGCCGGGCGCAATGCTCACTCGCGACTCGTGGACGATGCTGCGCGGCGGAAACACCGGCGATCCGGCGGCTGCCGCGGCCGTGCTCGGCCGGCCGCCACGCGGCATCGGCGGTTTCATCGGCGCGGACGCGGCCGCGCTGCGTCGCGACGCGCTCGCGATGTGGCGGCGCCCGTTGCTGCTGGGCGCGCTCGCGATCGTGTGGATCTGGACGGCCATCGCAAGCGCGTTCATCCATCCGCTGCACGCGAGCCTCGCATTGCTCGCGCATGCGCACCTGACGGGGCTGCCTGCGCTGGTCGCGCTCTACGCGGCAAGCGCGCTGGACTTCGCGTTCGGCATCGCGACCGTCGCCGCGCCGTCGCGCCGCCTGTGGGTTGCGCAAGCCGTGCTGATCGTCGCGTACTCGGCCGTCATCGCGGTCACGATGCCGGGCCTGCTGGCCGAACCGTTCGGCCCCGTGCTCAAGAACGTGCCGATTCTCGCGATCCTGTTGATCCTGTTTTCAGAAGAAGAACAACCATGAATACCTATCTCGTCGTCAAGGCGCTGCATATCCTGTCCTCGGTGCTGCTGGTCGGCACGGGGTTCGGCACCGCGTTTTATCTGTTCTTCGCGAACCGCACGCGGTCGGTGCCCGCGATCGCGGCCGTGTCGCGGCTCGTGGTGCGCGCGGACTGGTGGTTTACGACACCGGCCGTGATCTTCCAGCCGGCGTCGGGGTTGTGGCTCGCGCATACGGCCGGCTGGCCGTGGCATACGCCGTGGCTCGTCGCGTCGATCGTGCTGTACGCGATCGCCGGCGCGTGCTGGCTGCCGGTCGTGTGGCTGCAGGTCGAACTCGCCGCGATGGCGAAGCTCGCTTACGTGAACGGCGACGGCGCATTGCCGGAGCGCTACTGGCGCTATGCGAAGCGCTGGGAGCTGCTCGGTTATCCGTCGTTCTTCGCGATGCTGTCCGTCTACTTCCTGATGGTGATCAAGCCGGCGTAAGCGCGTCGTACCTGAAAACAGTCGACCGATCGATTCATGATTTTTTCGGTAAAGGAAGGAGTGCAGATCATGAACATCAATGAAGCGGTGCCGACCATCGGCGACGTTGCAGGACGCGTTGCACCTCGGCCTGCGCCCGACAACGCGCGACGCATCGTCGTGAGCTGGATGTATGCCGCGGCGATCGTGCATCTGCTCGTCGGCGTGGCCGTTCCGTGGCTCGCCGGCGCACCGTTCGTCGATGCGTATCACCGCGGCATCGAGCTGCATTTCTGGGCGGGCGCGGCACCGGAACCGGCGCGTGCCCAGCAGATATGGTGGATGTCGTTGATAGGCGCGACGGTGCAGTGCGCGTCGGTCTGGATGCTGGCGCTCGTCCACCTCGGCAACCGGTTGCGCAGGCGGGAAGTGTGGGGATGGCTGCTGGCCGGCCTGTTGATCTGGGCGCCGCAGGACATGCTGTTTTCATTGCAGGCCCGTGTGTGGGGCCACGTGGCGTTCGACGCGGCCGCACTCGTCGCGATGGTTCCGCCGCTTGTCTGGCTGTTGAGGAGGGATACCGTATGAACACCTTGCCTGCCTTCGACTGGGCGCTCAACCTGCTGATCGTGCAGGGCGCGATGGGCGCATTCGATACGCTTTATCACCACGAACTCACGCAGGACCTGCCTAACAGCCCGCGCGCGCGGCTCGAGCTGGCGATTCATGCGGTGCGTTCCGTGCTCTACGGCCTCGTGTTCGCATCGATCGCGAACGTCGCGTTTCACGGCGCCTGGGTCGCGGCCATCGCGGCGGTGGTGCTTGTCGAAGTGGTGCTGACGTTGTGGGATTTCGTCGTCGAGGACCAAAGCCGCAAGCTGCCGGCGACCGAGCGCGTGCTGCACACGCTGCTGGCCGTCAACGGCGGCGCGCTGTTCGGGATGCTCGCGATGCAACTGGCCGTCTGGGCGCACGAACCGACCGCGCTGCACGCGATCGACGTCGGCTGGCGCGGCTGGCTGCTCAGCCTGTTCGCCGTCGGCGTGACGGTGTCGGGTATCCGCGACGGGATTGCCGCGTGCCGTATCGCGCGACACGCTCCGGTTGCCAATCCGTTCGCGGGGCAGCCGGCCGGCAACGTGCTCGTCACCGGCGGCACGGGTTTTATCGGCGAAACCCTCGTGAACCAGCTGCTCGATGCGGGGCATACGGTCACGTTGCTGGCGCGCGATCCGCTGCGCGCGGCCTACCAGTTTCATGGACGCGTGCGCAGCGTGACGTCCGTCGAACAGTTGCAGCCGCATGAGCGCTTCGACACCGTGATCAATCTTGCGGGCGCGCCGGTGCTGGGCGCACGCTGGAGCAAGCGCCGGCAAGCGCTGCTGCTCGCCAGCCGCGTCGGCGTCACGCAGTCGCTGATGCGCTGGGTCGAGACCGCCCAGGTCAAGCCGCGCACGTGGATCCAGGCTTCCGCGATCGGCTACTACGGCGTGCGGCCGGCCGACGAACGACTCGACGAGGGCAGCAGCGCCGGCACCGGCTTCATGTCCGAGCTGTGCCGGCAGTGGGAACGGTCCTCGCAGCCGCTGGAGCGCCATGGCGTGCGCGCGGTGGTGCTGCGGCTGGGCATCGTGTTCGGCCCCGGCGGCGCGTTGCGCCCGATGCTGCTGCCGCATTACTTCGGGATGGGCGGACGATTCGGCGACGGTGCGCAGGTCATGAGCTGGATCCACCGGGACGACGTGCTGCGGATCATCGCGCGCGCGATGTCGAACGCGGGCATGCACGGCGTCTACAACGCGGTGGCGCCCGGCGCATTGACCCAGCGCGAGTTCGTGCAGGTCGTGACGAAGGTGCTGCGCCGCCCCGCATGGCTGCATGTGCCGGCCGCGCCGCTGCGCTGCGCGATGGGCGAGATGGCCGAGCTGCTGCTGGATGGGAAGCGGGTGATGCCGGCGCGGCTGCATCACGACGGCTTCATGTTCAGGTTCCCGACCGCCGAGCACGCGCTGCGCGACCTGACGAATCGGCCGCATGGCGATTTTGCACACCCGGCCTGTCGCTTGCCCCGCAGTCGTGTATAAATTCGACGTGACCGCGTTCGGGACGTGTCGTGCGTCCCGGGCGCTCCGCATCCGACCTCACAAGGAGACTGCATGCTGCACATCCTCGGCAAGATCCCGTCCATCAACGTCCGCAAGGTGCTGTGGCTGTGCACCGAGCTGAACCTGCCATTCGAACAGGAAGACTGGGGCGCGGGTTTCCGCACGACCAACGATCCGGCCTATCTCGCGCTGAATCCGAACGCGCTCGTGCCCGTCATCAAGGATGACGATTTCGTGCTCTGGGAATCGAACACGATCATCCGCTACCTCGCGAACCGCTATGGCGACGACGCGCTCTATCCGGCCGAGCCGCGGGCCCGCGCGCGGGTCGATCAATGGATCGACTGGCAGGGCACGGACCTGAACCGCTCGTGGGTCGGCGCGTTCCTCGGCCTCGTGCGGAAATCGCCCGATCATCAGGATCCGGACGGCATCGCGCAGTCGATCGCGGGCTGGACGAAGCACATGCGCGTGCTGAATGCGCAGCTCGAATCGACCGGCGCGTTCGTGGCTGGCGGCACCTTCACGCTCGCGGACATTCCGATCGGCCTGTCGGTGAACCGCTGGTTCGGCACGCCGTTCGAGCATCCGGATTTCCCGGCGGTGTCGCGCTATATCGAGCGTCTCGCGACGCGCGAAGGCTTCAAGACCTACGCCGGCAGCGCGAATCCGTGACGCTTCGCAGGTAGCGCGCGGCGCGGCGGCGTTGCAATCGCCGCCGCGTCGCCACCGGCATGCACGGGCCCGCGGGCCCGTCGTCACGCGCCGGGTGCCGGCATCGCGTCGAGCACGCGCGCGA
It encodes:
- a CDS encoding amidohydrolase family protein; amino-acid sequence: MDTTISIKRRRLLGAAAASLALPAFADTPAPAHDGASRMTTQGNYLAVRPDWLASALEPALEPDLPIVDAHHHFYERPGWIYMLDDYLQDARSGHNIQASVYMQAQTRYRNAGPAELKPAGETAYVAGVTEPLQHGRPAVAKGIVGHADLRLGERVRDVLEAHLEAGRGRFRGVRHLTTWDADPTLANPLSAVPRGLLLDSAYRAGVAQLAPLGLSYDAWLFFPQLPELFELAKANPDTRIVVNHCGGVVRIASYADKRPEVFERWSASMRTLAQLPNVYVKVGGLGMRINGFDFEKGARPPSSGQLADAWKPWMLTCIEAFGAERCMFESNFPVDKGSYSYVNGWNAFKRLTAHASPDERDALFRGTVTRAYRLG
- a CDS encoding SRPBCC family protein, producing the protein MLHTHTHSTRVSRHLNAPRGRVYRALLDPHAVEQWKVPDGMTCRVDAFDAREGGALRVSLSYDVPSAGTGKTTTHTDTYHGRFVTLVPDERIVEIDVFETDDPMLRGAMTITITLSDEAGGTRVDAVHDGVPPGVPAADNETGWRMALAKLAALVEAG
- a CDS encoding SRPBCC family protein, which encodes MSASDVEPAEAHDLVITRTLRAPRHALWRAWTDPELLKEWWCPKPWTTEVRAFDLRPGGTFHTFMRGPDGGTSDNPGCFLEIVPEARIAFTSMLTGGWRPQVPWLGFTAIVTMADDAAGSRYEARVMHPDAATRERHEALGFFEGWNTCITQLDAFAATLR
- a CDS encoding GNAT family N-acetyltransferase codes for the protein MTEPVTVRRVGASDATACVDALADVLIDCVEGGASVSFMLPIERSTAVAFWTRVADGVQNGERILLVAEDAAGRIVGTVQVVTEQPENQPHRADIAKMLVSRHARRQGVAARLMAAADAAARDAGKTVLVLDTVTGGDAERLYERAGWQRVGVVPNFALMPDGALCATTFFHKQLA
- a CDS encoding YhfC family intramembrane metalloprotease, whose protein sequence is MHPVAPALLFVTLAAGVVAWLAPALLAAAWRRRTQVPLRVFFYGMLTFLVFQPVLRMSWQVPLYRWLAHDPRWHLPMLVFAALTAGLFEECGRWVAFRYLLPKRRDAQTAVMLGLGHGGLEAMLLVGVGFLALGTGYLLAHAGVVVPEGVQSLIGSQFAGMTLASPFLALLERTSALAAHVGLSLIVLQAFVRGTKRWLAYAIAIHFVIDLAVVLLTRYWHVGTVLVEAILFACSAVLLWLGIRWSRWGTGAGDTRSGHAA
- a CDS encoding membrane protein, whose translation is MKRSHVALALAGLLVALPIAAYALVKPLRIVAPALIPGVSCPSADICTDDAAKLGDAQQLYRDGYARAAAAVGGFRAAPRVVFCSTLACADAFGLGQRAALTLGNFGVAVAPRGWQTYFLAHELIHHRQAEVLGNLAVAIKPRWLIEGMAYSLSEDPRHPLTEPFESWRTRFDAWHAALGGQPLWDAARAVE
- a CDS encoding TetR/AcrR family transcriptional regulator, translated to MGVSRQQAAENRSAIVAAAERLFRVRGVDAVGLTELMKEAGFTQGGFYNHFKSKDALVAEVMEKAMQDRADSPNAGSLAAQVALYLSAAHRDNVEAGCPLSGFAGDAPRLTDAARARYAHGLTAYLDRLERMVATEGATPEQTRRDALAVFSQMVGALVLSRAIAGTDPALADEILDAGRDALTDGRDGPVAPA
- a CDS encoding SDR family oxidoreductase; the protein is MKIEGAVVFVTGANRGLGLEFAKQALARGARKVYAAARDPATVTLPGVVPVKLDVTDPAAVAAAADAARDVTLLINNAGIARLGSLTDDGAPDALREHFETNVFGMLAMSRAFAGTLAGHGGGAILNILSVASWVNRPILAGYGVSKSAAWALTNGLRHSLREQRTQVVGLHAGFIDTDLTRGLDVPKATPDDVVRQAYDAIEAGAEEVSTDEFTRHVKATLSSGVYLEEPAPR